From the genome of Streptococcus lutetiensis, one region includes:
- the gloA2 gene encoding SMU1112c/YaeR family gloxylase I-like metalloprotein encodes MKLNAVHHVALIVSDYDKSRDFYVNKLGFEIIRENHRPERHDYKLDLKCGTIELEIFGNKTSDPAYVAPPKRVGQPEYHMEACGLRHLAFYVENIEAYKAELEDMGIYVQPIRHDDYTGKKMTFFFDPDGLPLELHE; translated from the coding sequence ATGAAATTAAACGCAGTTCACCATGTGGCTCTTATCGTATCTGATTATGACAAATCGCGTGACTTTTACGTTAATAAACTTGGTTTTGAAATCATCCGTGAAAATCATCGCCCAGAACGTCATGATTATAAGCTCGATTTGAAGTGTGGCACTATCGAACTTGAGATTTTCGGTAATAAAACATCAGATCCAGCTTATGTTGCACCACCAAAACGTGTTGGGCAACCAGAATATCATATGGAAGCATGTGGTCTTCGTCATTTAGCTTTTTACGTTGAAAATATTGAAGCCTATAAGGCTGAGCTCGAAGATATGGGAATTTACGTGCAACCTATCCGTCATGATGATTATACCGGTAAGAAAATGACGTTCTTCTTCGACCCAGATGGTCTACCGCTAGAATTACACGAGTAG
- a CDS encoding class A sortase: MTKKKKTHHFLTFLRITLCLVLLLLGLAFIFNKSICNFLIDHQSNHYQINKVSKKRIKDNQNAKVTYDFSVVEPVTVESVLKAQLANVDLPVIGGIAIPDLGINLPIFKGLGNTELSYGAGTMKEDQVMGGQNNYALASHHVFGISGSSKMLFSPLENAKVGMKIYLTDKSTIYTYVITGKFLVTLDRSDVLNDVPDQALVTLVTCTDQQATERIVVRGSLESSIAYNQASNDIHKAFDYSYNQMAS, encoded by the coding sequence ATAACGAAAAAGAAGAAAACACATCATTTTTTGACTTTCCTTAGGATTACACTTTGTTTAGTGCTATTACTTTTAGGACTTGCCTTCATTTTTAATAAATCCATTTGTAATTTTTTAATTGACCATCAGTCAAATCATTATCAAATCAATAAAGTCTCTAAAAAGAGGATTAAAGATAATCAAAATGCTAAAGTGACTTATGATTTCTCAGTAGTTGAACCTGTAACAGTCGAATCAGTGTTAAAAGCTCAGTTGGCTAATGTTGACCTTCCTGTGATTGGCGGTATTGCCATACCAGATCTTGGTATTAATCTCCCAATTTTTAAAGGGTTGGGAAATACTGAGTTGTCCTATGGTGCCGGTACCATGAAAGAAGATCAAGTAATGGGTGGACAAAATAACTACGCTCTTGCTAGTCATCATGTTTTTGGCATTTCTGGTTCATCTAAGATGTTGTTTTCACCTTTAGAGAATGCTAAGGTTGGGATGAAGATTTATCTTACAGATAAATCGACTATCTATACTTATGTTATCACCGGAAAATTTTTAGTGACACTTGACCGTTCAGATGTTTTAAATGATGTTCCTGATCAAGCTTTGGTCACTCTAGTAACTTGCACTGATCAGCAAGCAACTGAACGAATTGTTGTTAGAGGTAGTTTAGAATCATCTATTGCCTATAATCAAGCATCAAATGACATTCACAAAGCATTTGATTATTCTTACAATCAAATGGCCTCTTAG
- the gyrA gene encoding DNA gyrase subunit A, with amino-acid sequence MQDKNLIDVNLTSEMKTSFIDYAMSVIVARALPDVRDGLKPVHRRILYGMNELGVTPDKPHKKSARITGDVMGKYHPHGDSSIYEAMVRMAQWWSYRHMLVDGHGNFGSMDGDGAAAQRYTEARMSKIALEMLRDINKNTVDFQDNYDGSEREPLVLPSRFPNLLVNGATGIAVGMATNIPPHNLGESINAVKLVMDNPDVTTRELMEVLPGPDFPTGALVMGKSGIHKAYETGKGSIVLRSRTEIETTKSGRERIVVTEFPYGVNKTKIHEHIVRLAQEKRIEGITAVRDESSREGIRFIIEVRRDASANVILNNLFKLTSLQTNFSFNMLAIENGVPKILSLKQIIVDYIEHQKEVIVRRTEFDKAKAEKRAHILEGLLIALDHLDEVISIIRNSETDVIAQEELMSRFNLSERQSQAILDMRLRRLTGLEREKIQAEYDDLLALIADLADILAKPERVITIIKEEMDEIKRKYADPRRTELMVGEVLSLEDEDLIEEEDVLITLSNKGYIKRLAQDEFHAQRRGGRGVQGTGVNDDDFVRELVSTNTHDHVYFMTNKGRVYRLKGYEIPEYGRTAKGLPIVNLLKLDEGENVQTIISEKGSDDNENYLFFVTRQGVVKRTKESEFSNIRQNGLKALNLKEGDELINVIRTNGNDDIIIGTKTGYSVRFNESDVRSMSRSATGVRGVNLREGDEVIGASRITDDQEVLVITEKGYGKRTLASEYPTKGRGGKGIKTANITKKNGQLAGLVTVNGNEDIMVITDTGVMIRTSVADISQTGRATLGVKIMRLDQDAKIMTLALVQPEEEQETEEVED; translated from the coding sequence ATGCAGGATAAGAATTTAATTGACGTTAATCTAACTTCAGAAATGAAGACAAGTTTTATTGATTACGCCATGTCTGTTATTGTTGCTCGTGCTCTTCCTGACGTACGTGATGGATTGAAACCAGTTCATCGTCGTATCTTATACGGGATGAATGAGCTCGGTGTGACGCCAGATAAACCTCATAAGAAATCTGCACGTATCACCGGTGATGTTATGGGTAAATATCACCCACACGGTGATTCATCAATTTATGAAGCTATGGTTCGTATGGCGCAATGGTGGAGCTACCGCCACATGCTTGTCGACGGACACGGAAATTTTGGTTCTATGGATGGTGACGGTGCAGCCGCACAACGTTATACTGAAGCACGTATGAGTAAGATTGCTCTTGAAATGCTTCGTGATATTAACAAAAATACTGTTGATTTCCAAGATAACTACGATGGTAGTGAACGCGAACCACTTGTTTTGCCATCACGTTTTCCTAACTTGCTCGTTAACGGTGCGACAGGCATTGCCGTTGGTATGGCAACTAATATTCCACCACACAACTTAGGGGAATCTATCAATGCCGTTAAACTGGTTATGGATAATCCTGATGTTACAACACGTGAGTTGATGGAAGTATTGCCTGGTCCTGATTTCCCAACAGGAGCGCTTGTTATGGGTAAATCTGGAATTCATAAAGCCTATGAAACTGGTAAAGGGTCTATCGTTCTTCGATCACGTACTGAAATCGAAACAACTAAGAGCGGTCGTGAACGTATTGTTGTCACAGAATTCCCATACGGAGTTAACAAGACAAAAATTCACGAACACATCGTTCGTTTAGCACAAGAAAAACGTATCGAAGGAATTACTGCTGTTCGTGATGAATCAAGCCGTGAAGGTATTCGATTTATCATTGAAGTGCGTCGTGATGCTTCTGCAAACGTTATTCTAAACAACTTATTCAAACTTACTAGCTTGCAAACAAATTTCAGCTTTAACATGCTTGCTATTGAAAATGGTGTCCCGAAGATTCTTTCTTTGAAACAAATCATTGTTGATTACATTGAACACCAAAAAGAAGTTATTGTTCGTCGTACAGAGTTCGATAAAGCCAAAGCTGAAAAACGTGCTCACATCTTAGAAGGTTTGTTAATTGCTCTTGACCATCTTGATGAAGTTATTAGCATTATTCGTAATAGTGAAACTGATGTCATTGCGCAAGAAGAATTGATGAGCCGATTCAACCTATCTGAACGTCAAAGTCAAGCTATCCTTGATATGCGTCTTCGTCGTTTGACAGGATTGGAACGCGAAAAAATTCAAGCCGAATACGATGACCTTCTCGCATTGATTGCTGATTTGGCTGATATTTTGGCAAAACCAGAACGTGTTATCACAATCATCAAAGAAGAAATGGATGAGATTAAACGTAAATACGCTGATCCACGTCGTACTGAATTGATGGTTGGTGAAGTTCTTTCACTTGAAGACGAAGATTTGATTGAAGAAGAAGACGTCTTGATTACTCTTTCAAATAAAGGATACATCAAACGTCTTGCTCAAGACGAATTCCATGCTCAACGCCGTGGTGGACGAGGTGTTCAAGGAACTGGTGTTAATGACGATGACTTCGTTCGTGAATTAGTTTCTACGAATACCCATGACCATGTATACTTCATGACCAATAAAGGACGCGTTTACCGCTTGAAAGGTTATGAAATTCCTGAGTACGGTCGTACGGCTAAGGGATTGCCAATTGTTAACCTTCTAAAACTTGATGAAGGTGAAAATGTTCAAACTATTATCAGTGAAAAAGGCAGCGATGATAACGAAAATTACTTGTTCTTCGTCACAAGACAAGGTGTTGTGAAACGTACCAAAGAGTCTGAATTTAGCAATATCCGACAAAATGGTCTTAAAGCCCTTAACTTAAAAGAAGGTGATGAGCTAATCAACGTTATCCGAACAAACGGTAATGATGATATTATCATCGGAACTAAGACTGGTTACAGCGTTCGTTTTAACGAATCTGATGTTCGTAGCATGAGCCGTTCAGCAACTGGTGTTCGTGGTGTTAACCTTCGTGAAGGCGATGAAGTTATCGGTGCTTCACGTATTACAGATGACCAAGAAGTTCTTGTCATTACTGAAAAAGGTTATGGTAAACGCACACTAGCTTCTGAATATCCAACTAAAGGTCGTGGTGGTAAAGGTATCAAGACTGCTAATATCACTAAGAAAAATGGTCAATTGGCTGGACTTGTAACAGTTAACGGCAATGAAGATATCATGGTTATCACAGACACAGGTGTTATGATTCGTACAAGTGTCGCTGATATTTCTCAAACTGGTCGTGCAACATTGGGTGTTAAAATCATGCGTCTTGACCAAGATGCGAAAATCATGACCCTTGCTCTTGTCCAACCAGAAGAAGAACAAGAAACTGAAGAAGTAGAAGATTAG
- a CDS encoding L-lactate dehydrogenase — translation MTATKQHKKVILVGDGAVGSSYAFALVNQGIAQELGIIEIPQLFNKAVGDAEDLSHALAFTSPKKIYAAKYEDCADADLVVITAGAPQKPGETRLDLVGKNLAINKSIVTEIVKSGFKGIFLVAANPVDILTYSTWKFSGFPKERVIGSGTSLDSARFRQALAEKLDVDARSVHAYIMGEHGDSEFAVWSHANVAGVNLESYLKDVQNVEEAELVELFEGVRDAAYSIINKKGATFYGIAVALARITKAILNDENAVLPLSVFQEGQYANVTDCYIGQPAIVGAHGIVRPVNIPLNDAEQQKMEASAKELKAIIDEAFSKEEFASACKN, via the coding sequence ATGACTGCAACTAAACAACACAAAAAAGTTATCCTTGTTGGTGACGGTGCCGTAGGTTCTTCTTACGCATTCGCACTTGTAAACCAAGGAATCGCTCAAGAACTTGGTATCATCGAAATCCCACAATTGTTCAACAAAGCTGTTGGGGATGCTGAAGACCTTAGCCACGCTCTTGCTTTCACTTCACCTAAAAAAATCTACGCAGCTAAATACGAAGACTGTGCAGATGCTGACCTTGTAGTTATCACTGCAGGTGCTCCACAAAAACCAGGTGAAACTCGTCTTGACCTTGTTGGTAAAAATCTTGCTATCAACAAATCAATCGTAACTGAAATTGTTAAATCTGGATTCAAAGGAATCTTCTTGGTTGCTGCAAACCCAGTTGACATCTTGACTTACTCTACATGGAAATTCTCTGGATTCCCTAAAGAACGCGTTATCGGTTCAGGTACTTCACTTGACTCAGCTCGTTTCCGTCAAGCATTGGCTGAAAAACTTGATGTTGATGCTCGTTCAGTTCACGCATACATCATGGGTGAACACGGTGACTCAGAATTCGCTGTTTGGTCACACGCTAACGTTGCCGGTGTAAACCTTGAAAGCTACCTTAAAGACGTTCAAAACGTTGAAGAAGCTGAATTGGTTGAACTTTTCGAAGGTGTTCGTGACGCTGCTTACTCAATCATCAACAAAAAAGGTGCTACATTCTATGGTATCGCTGTTGCGCTTGCTCGTATCACTAAAGCAATCCTTAACGATGAAAATGCAGTACTTCCACTTTCTGTATTCCAAGAAGGTCAATACGCTAACGTAACTGACTGCTACATCGGTCAACCAGCTATCGTTGGTGCACACGGTATCGTTCGTCCAGTTAACATTCCATTGAATGATGCTGAACAACAAAAAATGGAAGCTTCTGCTAAAGAATTGAAAGCTATCATCGACGAAGCTTTCTCTAAAGAAGAATTCGCTTCTGCTTGCAAAAACTAA
- the nox gene encoding H2O-forming NADH oxidase, with amino-acid sequence MSKIVVIGANHAGTACIKTMLTNYGSENEVVVFDQNSNISFLGCGMALWIGQQISGPEGLFYSSKEELEQLGAKIYMNSPVESVDYDKKLVTALVDGKPHLESYDKLIFATGSTPIIPPIKGVELKDGSQEFEAKLENIQFVKLYQNAQDVIEKLKEKDISRVAVVGAGYIGVELAEAFQRKGKEVTLIDVADTCLAGYYDEDLSAIMANNLQAHGIKLAFGETVREVVGKTKVEKIITDKASYNVDMVILAVGFRPNTSLAAGKVELFKNGAFLVDKKQETSLSGVYAIGDCATIYNNASCETDYIALASNAVRTGIVAAHNACGHNLEGIGVEGSNGISIYGLNMLSTGLTFEKAKAKGFDAEEVEYSDKQKPDFIEKNNFEVTLKIVYDKESRRVLGAQMLAMTDVSLGIHLFSLAIQEGVTIDKLALTDLFFLPHFNKPYNYITMAALNAK; translated from the coding sequence ATGAGTAAAATTGTTGTAATTGGAGCAAATCATGCTGGTACAGCTTGCATAAAAACGATGTTAACTAACTATGGTTCTGAAAACGAAGTGGTGGTATTTGATCAAAATTCAAATATTTCATTTTTAGGATGCGGTATGGCTTTGTGGATTGGTCAGCAAATTTCAGGACCAGAAGGGCTTTTTTATTCAAGCAAAGAAGAACTTGAGCAGTTGGGTGCAAAAATTTACATGAATTCTCCTGTAGAGTCAGTTGATTACGATAAGAAATTAGTGACAGCTCTGGTTGATGGGAAGCCTCACCTAGAAAGCTACGATAAATTAATTTTTGCGACAGGTTCAACTCCAATTATTCCACCAATTAAGGGCGTAGAATTAAAAGATGGAAGTCAGGAGTTTGAAGCTAAGCTGGAAAATATTCAATTTGTAAAACTCTACCAAAATGCACAAGATGTTATTGAAAAACTTAAAGAAAAAGATATTTCACGTGTTGCCGTAGTGGGTGCTGGTTATATCGGGGTTGAATTGGCAGAAGCTTTTCAGCGTAAAGGAAAGGAAGTAACTCTGATTGATGTTGCAGATACGTGTCTTGCAGGTTATTATGATGAAGATTTAAGTGCTATTATGGCAAATAATCTTCAAGCTCACGGCATCAAGTTAGCTTTCGGAGAAACCGTTAGAGAAGTTGTCGGAAAAACAAAAGTTGAGAAGATCATCACGGATAAAGCAAGTTATAATGTTGATATGGTTATCCTTGCTGTTGGCTTTAGACCAAATACAAGCCTTGCTGCTGGAAAAGTTGAACTTTTCAAAAACGGTGCTTTTCTCGTGGATAAAAAACAAGAAACAAGTCTCTCTGGCGTTTATGCAATTGGTGATTGTGCAACTATTTATAACAATGCTTCTTGCGAAACGGACTATATCGCCCTTGCTTCAAATGCAGTAAGAACTGGTATTGTTGCCGCTCATAATGCATGTGGTCATAATCTTGAAGGAATTGGGGTGGAAGGATCAAATGGTATCTCCATTTATGGCTTAAATATGCTATCAACTGGTTTAACGTTTGAAAAAGCAAAAGCTAAAGGCTTTGACGCAGAAGAAGTAGAATACAGCGATAAACAAAAACCAGATTTCATCGAGAAAAATAACTTCGAAGTCACTTTAAAGATTGTTTATGACAAAGAAAGTAGACGTGTATTGGGTGCTCAGATGCTGGCTATGACAGATGTTTCATTAGGTATTCATCTTTTCTCGCTAGCTATTCAAGAAGGCGTAACGATTGATAAATTAGCTCTCACAGATTTGTTCTTCTTACCTCACTTCAATAAGCCGTACAATTACATTACAATGGCTGCCTTAAATGCGAAATAA
- a CDS encoding ABC transporter permease has translation MSFSTMLALLVSSMLIYSAPLIFTSIGGTFSERGGIVNVGLEGIMVMGAFSGVVFNLKYADVFGHATPWVASIVAGLVGIVYSLIHAVATINFRADHVVSGTVLNLIAPAFAVFQCRYMFGKGQTDTITQTFGRFSFPILKDIPVIGKIFFNNTSLVAYVAILVSFISWFIIFKTRFGLRLRSVGEHPQAADTLGINVYFMRYAGVMISGFLGGIGGAVYAQTISNNFAVTTIAGPGFIALAAMIFGRWNPVGAMLSSLFFGLSQSLAIIGAQLPFFSSIPSIYLKVAPYVLTIVVLAAFFGKAVAPKADGVNYIKSK, from the coding sequence ATGAGTTTTTCAACAATGTTAGCCCTATTAGTTTCTTCCATGTTAATTTACTCAGCACCTTTGATTTTTACAAGTATCGGTGGTACATTCTCAGAACGCGGTGGTATCGTTAACGTCGGTCTAGAAGGTATCATGGTTATGGGGGCTTTCTCTGGTGTTGTTTTCAACTTGAAATACGCCGATGTTTTTGGACATGCAACTCCTTGGGTTGCTTCAATTGTAGCAGGTCTTGTTGGAATTGTTTATTCTCTTATCCATGCTGTAGCTACAATTAATTTCCGTGCTGACCACGTTGTTTCTGGTACTGTACTTAATTTGATTGCTCCAGCATTTGCTGTTTTCCAATGTCGCTATATGTTTGGTAAAGGTCAAACAGATACAATTACTCAAACATTCGGTCGCTTTTCATTCCCGATTTTGAAAGATATTCCAGTTATTGGTAAAATTTTCTTTAACAATACATCTTTAGTTGCTTATGTCGCAATTTTAGTATCATTTATTTCATGGTTTATCATCTTTAAAACTCGTTTTGGATTGCGTCTTCGTTCTGTTGGTGAGCACCCACAAGCAGCAGATACACTTGGAATCAATGTTTACTTCATGCGTTATGCAGGTGTTATGATTTCTGGTTTTCTTGGAGGAATCGGTGGAGCAGTTTATGCCCAAACAATCTCTAACAACTTTGCAGTTACAACAATTGCAGGTCCTGGTTTCATTGCCCTTGCAGCCATGATTTTCGGTCGTTGGAATCCAGTTGGAGCGATGCTTTCAAGTTTATTCTTTGGTTTGTCTCAATCTCTTGCGATTATTGGAGCACAATTACCATTCTTCTCAAGCATTCCATCAATTTACCTTAAAGTTGCACCATATGTATTGACAATCGTTGTCTTAGCAGCCTTCTTCGGTAAAGCTGTTGCACCAAAAGCAGATGGTGTTAACTACATTAAATCGAAATAA
- a CDS encoding ABC transporter permease produces the protein MSKKTQKWAVPLIAVFLGMLLGAILMLAFGYNPLWAYNDLLYTAFGSVKNIGEIFRAMGPLILIALGFSVASKAGFFNVGLPGQALIGWVMSVWFALSFPDLPKPISVICTVLVGLIAGGIAGAIPGILRAFLGTSEVIVTIMMNYIILYGTQYLIQDVFSDKIMRTTEATIKVSENASYQTEWLSALTDNSRINIGIFIALIAVVVVWFMMRKTTLGYEINSVGINPHAAEYAGMSAKRLIVVSMIISGALAGLGGTVEGLGTFGNVYSQTSSLSIGWDGMAVSLLAVNTALGIPFAAFLYAVLAIGKTGMIGIPSEVIDVVSAFIIFFVGADYMIRQFIKTKNEEGGK, from the coding sequence ATGTCTAAGAAAACTCAAAAATGGGCTGTGCCATTGATTGCAGTCTTCCTTGGAATGTTGCTTGGAGCGATTCTTATGCTTGCTTTTGGTTACAATCCTCTATGGGCATATAATGATTTGCTTTATACAGCATTTGGTTCAGTTAAAAATATTGGTGAAATTTTCCGTGCAATGGGTCCATTAATCCTTATTGCGCTTGGTTTCTCAGTTGCTTCAAAAGCTGGATTCTTTAATGTCGGTCTTCCTGGTCAAGCATTAATCGGTTGGGTAATGTCAGTTTGGTTTGCCCTTTCATTCCCTGACCTACCAAAACCAATCTCAGTGATTTGTACTGTTTTAGTTGGTCTTATTGCTGGTGGTATCGCTGGAGCGATTCCAGGTATTCTTCGTGCCTTCCTCGGTACAAGTGAAGTTATCGTTACAATCATGATGAACTACATTATCTTGTATGGTACACAGTATCTTATTCAAGATGTGTTCTCTGATAAAATTATGCGTACAACAGAAGCAACTATCAAAGTTTCTGAAAATGCTTCTTATCAAACAGAATGGTTATCAGCTTTAACAGATAACTCTCGTATCAATATCGGTATCTTCATCGCTTTGATTGCTGTTGTGGTTGTTTGGTTTATGATGCGTAAAACAACCTTAGGTTATGAAATTAACTCAGTTGGTATTAACCCACATGCTGCTGAATACGCTGGTATGTCAGCTAAACGTTTAATCGTCGTTTCAATGATTATTTCTGGTGCTCTCGCCGGTCTTGGTGGTACTGTAGAAGGACTTGGTACATTTGGAAATGTTTACTCACAAACAAGTTCTCTAAGTATTGGTTGGGACGGTATGGCCGTTTCACTTCTTGCAGTAAACACTGCCTTAGGTATTCCGTTTGCAGCATTCTTGTATGCTGTTCTAGCTATCGGTAAAACAGGCATGATTGGTATTCCATCAGAAGTTATCGATGTTGTGTCTGCCTTCATTATCTTCTTTGTTGGAGCAGATTATATGATTCGTCAATTTATTAAAACTAAAAATGAAGAGGGAGGAAAGTAA
- a CDS encoding ABC transporter ATP-binding protein — MTHENVIEMREITKKFGDFVANDHINLEVKKGEIHALLGENGAGKSTLMNMLAGLLQPTSGQILVKGEEARLDSPSKSAKMGIGMVHQHFMLVEAFTVAENIILGNEVTKGPGILDLKKASKEIKELSEKYGLAVDPSAKISDISVGAQQRVEILKTLYRGADIIIFDEPTAVLTPSEITELLDIMRNLVKEGKSIILITHKLDEIRAVADRVTVIRHGKSIQTVPVADSTSNELAELMVGRAVSFKTDKIPANPKDDVLSIKDLVVNENRGVPAVKELSLDVRAGEIVGIAGIDGNGQTELVEALTGLRKVESGHFFIKGIDMTNQRPRKITELGVGHVPEDRHRDGMVLDMTIAENIALQTYYKEPLSKHGFMNYNKLNEHARKLMKEFDVRAASELVSGGALSGGNQQKAVIAREIDRNPDLLIVSQPTRGLDVGAIEYIRKRLVAERDKGKAVLVISFELDEILDVSDRIAVIHDGKIQGILDAATTNKQELGILMAGGKVEKEDSNVNV, encoded by the coding sequence ATGACACATGAAAACGTCATAGAAATGCGTGAGATTACCAAGAAATTTGGTGATTTTGTCGCAAATGACCATATTAATTTAGAAGTCAAAAAAGGTGAAATCCACGCTCTCCTCGGAGAAAATGGAGCCGGTAAATCGACTTTGATGAATATGCTTGCTGGTCTTCTACAACCAACAAGTGGTCAAATCTTAGTAAAAGGTGAAGAAGCAAGGCTTGACTCACCATCTAAATCAGCTAAGATGGGTATCGGAATGGTTCATCAACACTTTATGTTGGTAGAAGCTTTTACAGTTGCTGAAAACATTATCTTGGGTAATGAAGTAACAAAAGGTCCTGGAATTCTTGACCTTAAAAAAGCAAGCAAAGAAATCAAAGAATTATCAGAGAAATACGGCCTAGCCGTAGATCCGTCTGCCAAAATTTCTGATATTTCAGTTGGTGCGCAACAACGTGTTGAAATTTTAAAAACACTTTACCGCGGAGCAGATATCATTATCTTTGATGAACCGACAGCTGTTTTAACACCTTCTGAAATCACTGAATTGCTTGATATTATGCGTAATTTGGTTAAAGAAGGTAAATCAATCATCTTGATCACTCACAAACTTGATGAAATTCGTGCTGTTGCTGACCGAGTTACAGTTATTCGTCACGGTAAATCAATTCAGACAGTTCCAGTTGCTGATTCAACAAGTAACGAATTAGCTGAATTGATGGTTGGTCGTGCTGTTTCATTCAAAACAGATAAAATTCCAGCTAATCCAAAAGACGATGTTCTTTCAATCAAAGATTTGGTTGTTAACGAAAACCGTGGTGTTCCAGCTGTTAAAGAATTGTCATTGGATGTTCGTGCTGGTGAAATCGTTGGTATCGCGGGCATCGACGGTAACGGTCAAACTGAATTGGTAGAAGCTTTGACTGGTTTGCGCAAAGTAGAGTCAGGTCACTTCTTCATTAAAGGCATTGACATGACTAACCAACGTCCTCGTAAGATTACTGAATTGGGTGTTGGTCACGTGCCAGAAGATCGTCACCGTGATGGTATGGTTCTCGATATGACAATTGCTGAAAATATTGCTCTTCAAACTTATTACAAAGAGCCGCTCAGCAAACATGGATTTATGAACTACAACAAATTAAATGAACATGCTCGTAAGTTGATGAAAGAATTTGACGTTCGTGCAGCTAGTGAACTCGTTTCAGGTGGTGCCTTATCAGGTGGTAACCAACAAAAAGCTGTTATCGCTCGTGAAATTGACCGTAACCCTGATTTACTTATCGTTAGTCAACCGACACGTGGTCTTGACGTCGGTGCGATTGAATATATCCGTAAACGCTTGGTAGCGGAGCGTGATAAAGGTAAAGCAGTCTTAGTAATTAGCTTTGAATTAGATGAAATCCTTGATGTTTCTGACCGTATTGCCGTTATTCACGATGGTAAAATTCAAGGTATCTTAGACGCTGCCACAACCAATAAACAAGAACTTGGTATTTTGATGGCTGGTGGTAAAGTGGAAAAGGAGGATTCTAATGTTAATGTCTAA
- a CDS encoding BMP family lipoprotein has translation MNKKIVGLGLAAVATLALGACSRSNSSSSSSDSSVKAAIITDTGGVDDKSFNQSAWEGMQAWGKENKLKKDTDYTYFQSDSESDYATNLDSAVSNGYNLVFAIGYNLHDAVDEAAPQNEDTNYVIIDDVVADHKNVESVLFADNEGAYLAGIAAAMQSKTKHVGFVGGVESDTITRFETGFKEGVASVDSSIKVDVQYVGSYSDSAKGKTIAATMYAGGADVIYQAAGGSGTGVFSQAKEINEKLPADSDKKVWVIGVDRDQTEEGNYTSSDKVKSNFVLTSTIKEVGQVVNDIANRQLKGDKFEGNTTKTYGLKDGGVDLVTKNLPDNIKSAVETAKEKVIKGEVKVDDGVNK, from the coding sequence ATGAACAAGAAAATTGTTGGTCTTGGACTTGCTGCAGTAGCAACATTAGCGCTTGGCGCATGTAGTCGTTCAAATTCATCTAGCTCAAGCTCAGATTCTAGCGTAAAAGCTGCAATCATTACTGATACAGGTGGTGTTGATGATAAATCATTCAATCAATCTGCTTGGGAAGGTATGCAAGCTTGGGGTAAAGAAAACAAATTGAAAAAAGATACTGACTACACTTACTTCCAATCTGATAGTGAGTCAGACTATGCAACAAACCTAGACTCAGCTGTTTCAAATGGTTACAACCTTGTTTTTGCGATTGGTTACAACCTTCACGACGCTGTTGATGAAGCTGCACCTCAAAATGAAGATACAAACTATGTTATTATCGATGATGTTGTTGCAGACCACAAAAATGTTGAAAGTGTATTGTTTGCAGATAATGAAGGTGCTTACCTTGCAGGTATCGCAGCTGCAATGCAATCTAAAACAAAACACGTTGGTTTTGTAGGTGGTGTTGAATCTGATACAATTACTCGTTTTGAAACTGGATTCAAAGAAGGTGTTGCTTCAGTAGATAGCTCAATCAAAGTTGACGTTCAATATGTCGGTTCATACTCAGATTCAGCTAAAGGTAAAACAATTGCTGCAACAATGTATGCTGGTGGTGCTGACGTTATTTACCAAGCTGCAGGTGGTTCTGGTACTGGTGTCTTCTCACAAGCCAAAGAAATCAACGAAAAATTACCGGCTGATAGCGACAAAAAAGTTTGGGTTATTGGTGTAGACCGTGACCAAACTGAAGAAGGTAACTACACTTCATCGGATAAAGTGAAATCAAACTTTGTTTTGACTTCAACAATCAAAGAAGTAGGTCAAGTTGTTAATGATATTGCTAACCGTCAACTCAAAGGTGATAAATTTGAGGGTAACACAACTAAAACATACGGTCTTAAAGACGGTGGTGTTGATCTTGTTACTAAAAACCTTCCAGATAACATCAAATCTGCTGTAGAAACTGCAAAAGAAAAAGTTATCAAAGGCGAAGTAAAAGTAGATGATGGCGTAAACAAATAA